AGTTAGTTAGCTTTGCCATCTTTGGGTAAGCATTTTTGGTATCCCCACCTCCCTGTTCTTCCTAACATGAAAATAAGCACAGGCATAAAGCAAGTTGTCACTGAAGACCTATTGTTAGATCTTGTGTGAAATAACTTCATTTATGTCACCATTTACATGTTGTGACAACTAAACGCTCTCCAGGGCACAAGTCTACATTAATGATAAAGGTATTTCATTCCAACCTGACAGCAAAGGGCTGAAaggttttctctttgtgaatCTTCAGTAGTTAGAAATCAATCAGAAACCAACACAGAAGGCAAGATGTTTTATACAGAAACTTGAATTGATACGGAGAACACTTGAACAGGGTTTACAGTAACAGCTGAAGATCTGCAACTTTTTATCTCAATATTCTTTAGGATTAAACTCTTCAGGTGTATAAACTCCTGCTATTTTTAAGTCACTTCGAGTATTTTGACTTCTAAAGACAGATGCATTTTTGATTCAATGTTCCAAGATACTCCTTTTCTCAACTGTGAAGCCCACCTGTATCATAAGGCTTGGTCTGCAAAACTGGGTGGCATCCTGCTTTGCTTATGCTGGAAGAAATAACTCAACTGCCTCAAATATCATCCTGAGAACAACTGCAACTGAAGGCCTAGTgctaaaatgcagaaattaagaatagttcagttggaaggtACTTAAAATAATCATCAAGCCTAACTGCCTGACCATGCAATGTCTATGCAGGTCATAGAGAAGGGCATCCCTTTCCACTTCCCAGAAACTGTAAAAAGCAGTAAAGTCACCTCTTGGCCTCCTTTTCTCTAAACCAGATAACCCATGTCCTTAGCAGTTCACCCCTGGTAGAAGGACATGCCTTCTATCAGCTTCAATGCTTTCACATGGAGGCAATCATgtatctcatttttttttcttctgtaccGTGGAGATGAATACTGAACACAACATTCAAGGGAGGCTGAATCAGGGAAAACTACTTTTAACTGGCAGGCtatgctgtttttaaacacactcCAACCACTCAAGCTTTGAACTGCAAACAGCTATTCGAAtgctgactttttaaaatttcagtcTTAGCGTACTTAGTGCAGCTCCAGTAAATACTAATactttctccctgcacagctaTAGAGCAGTAGTTTTGAAGATATTCTGTattattcccccccccccaaacacacacacacacacacaaagtgtGTCAGACAGTAAATCAACATCTTACAAATAGTCTCCAAGCTTTCCTGATGAATGCAGGGCAGTTTTGTTAACTAAAAAATCCTCTCAAGATGCATTACTGTGCTGCAACAGTTTATCTTCTCCCCAGTGTAAGGCATTTATCAGAATGAAAGGACACACAATTATGATAGGAAGTGATGAACAAGGGCGGAAGCCATCAGAGAAGATGTGATGCAAAGAAACACGTGTAATTGTGAATAGGATATGAGTAAGACATCTTTCTACTATGGTCCAGTGATGTACCAGCTTCTAGTTCATCTTAACTGCCACAAAGCATCACATAGCACAAGTAACACTAAAGAGCTATTTTTATATGCTCTTTCACAAGTTTCAGGCAAGTGGACATTAGTCAGAACATTATTTACAATAACAATAGAACAACtataagtatttattttccccattaatTGCACGTGttgaatttgaaaatgaaaatatgatcTAGAATTACAGATGTGACTACAAATATCGCTATATTCATACAACTCTGCTCTTCGCAATATATAATAATACACATTTCATTATGAAATCTGCATCCACAAACACAATcataaaataacagctttttatttttattgctgcagATAATCTTCAACAGTGTGAACTGTGCAATGCAAAACGTAAGAACAAGCCTCTGCTTCACAGCATAACTGCATCATTAATACatattatttattcagtaaGCATCTTCtctacattatttttcagtcagtaCAGACTGTAAGAACAATTGTCCATCTGTTTCACTTCTGACAATTGAAAACAttcaatataaaaaaaaaatccagcaacaGAACCTAGATATAATTTTCCAGAAACACATAGGAATACAGCAGGACACCACTCTTACCATGATTATaacatcagtggaaaaaaaatatcccctATGATTCACTCTAGGAATCTAACGCTCTTCGTTTCCCTTCCATCCAATATGATTTGCAACAAATAAGGAGTAATAGAGAAGGCTGTGCTGTCATATATAAACATCTTTAGCACAAATCactgaaaataggaaaatggATACATGTATATCTGTTACAAATTAGTTGTAATCTGATCATATTTCAGTCCGCTTTGTACGGAGTCCAACACCACAGAAAGTGGATGGGTTTTAACTCAAACTGAATCCATACCTGTAGTGCCTGCAGTTATGTGATTCACTATTGTTACAGCACTTAGTACTCTCCAGTTCTGATTCTGAACACTGCCCATACTTTCTCTGCTGTGGAGAGCTTCCGTAGCATTCTTTACAATTTCTTATAAagattttttcttaaacagaCTTCGAAATAACATTTAACTTCAGAGAAATAATTCCAGAAACTTGGGGTAAGGGaagttttgaaaaaaatgaagttgaatCTGAACTCTTCAAAGgcaacagagcagaaaagacCTTTAATGAGTGTACTAACTTGAGTGACAGATGAGAATGAAGCCTGAGGAACAATGGAATGAACTCTCAGCACCACAGTACTCTCAAAAAGGCTTAATTTTATTAAGAGTGTAAGCTGCTATTACAGCAATTTTCTAATATTGAAAAGATCTACcttactgtaataaaataaatgaataacgCCATTTATATGTGGTTTTAAATGTCTTCAATAAGGCAAAACCAAACTTCACCTAAAGCAAAATATCTTTctactcacttttttttttcttttttttttttttccctgtaattcATGTATAAAACTGCTGCCTGAGTGGACAGAATTTTCAGGTGAATGTTTCTCAATATGAAAGATGCTCGTAAGGGTGTAAGTATCTTGGTGGGAGCTTGCTGTTAACAGTGATCTTACCCTGCCATTTGAATGTACAACTATTAAATTACTTCAAGTTacctagggaaaaaaaaagcttaagcagaaaagcaaaccaaagtaCAGCTGCAGCAATAACTTCAAGATTGATTCTTTCAAACTATTCTGACCATCAAAAGATTGCTTCCCTACTCTTAAGGTATTTCCcataaagatgtatttttttcagcaaacaCCATCAAGCATCAATACTACCATACCACCTTAAAGCAAAAATGGAAGTTTAAATCAGATGAGGTTCAACTAAGATGGATGCACAGCAGCTATTGCTAATACTTGGTCTTAGGTCATCTTGTTTAAAAGTTTTGCTAGCTGTCTGTTGTATGTGCTTTCAGTACTTCAAATTCAGGACAGTCCTCTTTCccactgggagaaagaaaatctctatTACATTGTCTACTTACATTTGGAAGAACACAActggaaaacaataatttatACCAAAGTAAATAGTACAAAGTAACAGTATATTATGAAAGCACTGCCCATATTAAGGCAGCACACAGATCCCACCGTGCTAAGTacaacagaaatgagaaaataacatTAGTTCTTCATCTTGAATACCTGCCTGTTGTTCCATTTGTGTAAACTAGATGATACTCATGTTCTCCTTCTGTATACCATGAAGTTTTACATATGCCCACTATAGTCTCTGTCTCAAAGCTCAGTCACCATCTCAAAAACATATTTGATTTAACTCCATTAGTTATAATCGAGatctaaaattattttccctcaTTAATTGAGGTTTTGAAGAGGAATACAAGTATTTAATACTATCTTTTTTAGATTTGGGTAATTTCTGTCCCTGAGGCTGTAACTTGACAAACCTAGTAACTAAACTGCATTGCTTTTCACAAGGCTATTAAATCTCAGCACTGACTGAATTGCTCAGATATTGCTGATAGACAGAATGCCTTTGGGTGACATTTCTCAGTGTCTGAGGACATTTTAAgcaagtgcttttaaaaataagtttgtcATTTTTAATCCAATATTTAAAGTTCAAGTATCAGAAGCATGTCTAGTCAATTCATGGTCTGACTGAACCTTACTCAAACACTTCAAAGTAGAAGTAGGTTGCAAAAATGCTTACTAAATGAAGTCTCTTTcaaattttttgttttcagaacagcaaAGTGCTTTCTTCAGAGGAAGTCTTCAAAGAATTTGTATACAAGACAACTGAAATTGTGGATAAGTATCTCTGAAGCAGGCAGAAAGAATCCGATTCAGATGCCTAAGTATAGGTATTCAAAGCTATAATGAACTCATCTGGCCTTCAGATGCCACTTGAGATGAGCTCGGGCATTCTAGAAACCCTATGAAATGTCTGCTATACGTGGAAGTGGGAGTTACCACAGGGAATATTAAATAACAATTATGTTTAGAAAGAGCATAATCTTGTACAAAATCTCACGTTATGCCTTTCACAACCTTCCAGAATTGATGAAGCTGTTGTCCTTGAAAATGatagttttgttctttaaacATGTTGAAAACAATACAGCATCAGTCATGAGAGAGTGAAACTCAGTGATACAACTGGAACAATGTAGCACATGTGGATTGTAATCACACATCTTGATTCTGGAAAACTGCCTCCAAATAACATATGTAAAAAACACACAGTCACCAAAATCCActtttgaaagtgttttgtaatagtaatagtcttgtgcgggttggaagggaccttagagatcaccgagtccaacccccgggattcgagcctctgtgttGCAGAGCGGCACTTCGACCACTTGTtccacaggggggattcgaacacccAGGCCGcagtgttgcaatgcggcacttctaccactgtgccaaaacagttttggtttggttttttttttgtttgtttttttccttgaggGAGGGGTAAGGGGCAGGTATGTGAGGGCTTACTGCTTTCCGGCagtaaatgtgaaatgaaataatatggAGGCTAATAGGAAATGAGATTTGTATACAACAAAACTTCAGTATTTACAGGATACAGCCAATTTGGTGCAATCATTCACAATAAATGATCTAATTTAATTACTCACCACAGGGTTATATGATGTATTTCATTAGtacaaatgtaatttttttgatataaacacacaaatatttcattacaagCTTTATAACTATTATAATCTTTCTGGATAATCTTTGAAAATTGCCTCCAATTAGATTAAAgtaatttccattttgaattaCTACCTTGTAATTTAGTGATAACTCAATTTTGTAACACAAAAgttcatttaaattcaaaaaaaagtcatctgagacaaaaaggctgaggaaataatttcattattagGACAGATTAAGTTACTTTCATTTAGATTAATCTGCTCAGTAGATCAGATCTCTGTTGGAAAAGATATGTCAGCCCAGCCAATATGCTAATGACTGGACATGTTGTTAGGAAAATATAGTGAAATTGGTCTTTAATTACTGACATCCCCCACCCTAAGGAAGCAGTTTTACTTCTCCACTAATATACTGCAAGACTTTGCTTGTAAacttaaaaagataaaatataacaagaaaaaaaaaatgctgtagcACCCAGTTTATGTTTACTTTCTACTGACTGACCACACTCATGAACTTGATCACCTTTTTGCTAACTCATGTATTTAGCAGTAATTCTTCGTTGAACATACAGGCATCAGAACTACAGCCCTTACTTACACGAAGAGGTCTTTTAAGTGTGTACACATCATACTTTCATAGAACACATACCTTAATAGTGTAATAGCTTTTATTGTCTTTTCCCTCTGATAGGGAAAACCGCAAGTTCCTGAATTTTTAACTCCACTGAAGTGTTCTCAGTGCTTGACCTCATAGGGCTTCACACCagagaataataaaatcaaCTGTCTGTCAACTTTTCTGTTCCACTAAACACCCTTAGATGTTCTTCCCCGCCCCCCCCTTCCAGGCCCCGGTGTTCTCTgctttaatttaatattttctgtacttCAAAATTAAGCATCATGCAGGCAGCACATTGCTTGTGAACCACAAACCAGAAAAGCATAGTGAAAGATAACACAAATAGCAGTAAGACTGTATAATTCCTCCTTTTGCAAGAGTTCAGTACAcagttttgaggaaaaataCCTGTTCCATGCTTCAGCATGCATCTCATTATTTAGACTCGTTGAACCTCTGACAAAATGCTGGAGTAAGCAAGGTCTGCCCCTGCTCATTCCTATTGTTACTTCATGCTGCCACAAAACACTTGAGCATCTGCCAAGTTAAATGGACCACAAAGCTGGGCTGAGTGAAAATTAACCTGGCAAAACATGCCTCATTTACATACAGAACAGTTCCCCAGGCTGGTTTATTGACTAGCTATACAAACTGTTGTGATGACCTGGAGAAGGGGACAAAACAGGGAACAGTAATAATCAGCTGGCAGAGAGGAGAATAAAATTGCTCCATTCATCCCTGAACCTACTCAATTCActaaacaggcaaaaaaaacctcatcaaGTGAGAAATGGTGCTACTTGTTTTTTGATTCAGACAAAGGCTCAACAGAGCGCATTCCAACAAACAACAGTtccagaagaagaagaaaaggaaataggagTAACCAGCTGGTGACAActagaaggaaatgaaagagtaGGAGGGGTCGAAAACAGGGACAGTAATGAGAATGACTTCCAGTTCTAGTGAGATGCTCCTTAATTTGAAAGGAAACTACCATATAATTTATCATTTGAACAAGCTAATGACTGACTACATCATCTTTAAAATAGTGTCCTTTAAAAGCATCACCTTAAATGAAGGCTGACAGTTGTGTGCTTCTGAAGCTATCTGCACATAAGCATGTACATAGAGTCTCTCGCAACAGATTCTAGAATGTTTGCTACTTTTATATCACTAACAGAACTCTGTTTTATAAGAATTTACCAAATAAGTATTTCTTATGCGCTTTTAATGCCTATATTTTTTATTAGGTTGAAATCCCCTTTCCTGACAACCTATGATTCAATGAGAGGGCAAAAATATCACTAATTTTCTTAGCAAGAGACTATTCTTCACACTTTCTTTCAATATAACATGAAGATATTATATTTCGTCCTACCATATATATAAAAAGGTGTTTTTCCATAGCTTCTTGTAGGTTAATGCAACTTCCAGTCACATACTTGCTTAAAATAACTGCATATATTCTGAGCGACATTCAGTGATAAATGTTATAACTGCTTGATATGACAAATTAACATACCTTATCTTGTTTTCCAGCATGCTGAGACCACTTTCCAAGGATGACAGACCATTATATGTATCTTTATGTGAATCTTTTGTTCCTTGAAGTAGCATCCCCCTGTTGCAGCCTTTGTAATCTAAATCTTCATTCATATCTGAGgaggagaaatacagaaatagtaATTTGATTCCACTTGAAATCACAAGTAAAGAAAAGCTTGAAGGGCTCTCACTTCTACTGaacattattttcccttctgcagatTAAGTCTGCGACATTCTCAAAGGGGCATCTTTcaggaaatacaaaaagcaacaacagtcTTTATCTTTCCAATGTAATTTGCTTAACAAAGTGACTACACCAACTCCAAGAGTCAAGGACAGATTCTCAGTTGATGACAGCTGAACTGAATAGTCATTCAACAGAATAAGTGATCAAAATGTAATGATTCATTTAAGCTCCAGATAGTGGGTGAAAATTAATAACCAGCTTGCTCAGTACCAGACAGAATGATTCTAAGTTCTCCCTCTGCAAGGAGAATTGTAGTGAAAGAGTGACCTCTACAGGATTTCCACGGCACTCTACCTAGAGTACCAAGGACAGTCTAAAATcctatttctttcaaatatatttatttggtAGGAGTACAATGACATTCCTGCTTAGTAGCAACCTGAAAATCATTAGCAACCTGAATCTGCAGTTTGTAAATATACAGTTCGGAGGTGCTTCCTTCGAACAGGTcaacaaggggaaaaacaaacagaaagcccacaaaaatacagaatattgaGATGGCTTAACTtagcttttgaaatgctttacAATGCTTCAGTGACACATTTAATCTACAGAAAAGTTAATACTTGACTCTATTTTAGGAACTTAAAGTAGAACAGAATGGTTTAAAAGCCAGCATTGGAAGATATTTCTCCATTTATTAATTCTTTGGTAATGGTATTTACAgatgcttcccttccctcctccccaaTTAATCTTTAACTCACCAAACGGTATTGCAAAGTAAATATCCAGTAAGAGCTCATGTGAAGTTGGTGTTCTTGTGCCTTGAATCTCAGttccattttttattactttggaATGCAGCATCCACCAGGCACCTGGACCTTCCTAggagaaacattcagaaaatatgCCTACATAGAATTTAAAGCCTTATCCACCAAGTTTTTCTTAATTCAGTGTGAGTACCTTTATGACACCTTACATCTCCCCACCCTCCCTTATTCTTGTAAGCAGAATAATCAAAATGTCAGTTTATTATACTAATAGATGTTATTTTCTATGGAGAGGTGGCTATGAAAACTTATGGGGGGATGCTGTAAGAAagcttttctgattttctctcctTGAACTTATCACTAAAAGGGCAACTCAGGCGCCAAACTTAAATCATCTTCCTAATTCAGggttacatatatatatgtgtgtgtgtgtttgtatgtatataatCCCCACAGACTACATAGAAGTGTATGGGTGTGAGAATTGCAGAGTATTGTAAGAAGAGAAGATGTCTTAttctttttactcttttctgACAGTTTTGTAGCACTTCCACTTTGCTCCAGTATTCACATACTCCATGAAAACTTTTTCCATGATTTTCTAGCCTGAGAGCAAACATCCTTACACTGGTGGCTAACTAGGACTGTGCTGGGTACTTAATGACTCCTTGGAATAATGGGTGTTCTCCACTTATCTTTCTTCATTACAATACTCCATTCCTTATTACCGTAGAGCAAACTTCTGTTGCCCTCTACAACACAGAAGTCAATTCCCATGGGACAGGACAACAGGTTTTTTTTGGCCATTTTAACAGATTCAAGGTCACACAGTGAAAAGTCAGGCCAGGAACAACAATTTGAAATTCCCTTGCTCAGATCCCATAAAACAAAACGTTCCTGCCTAATAATTAAGAGTACAAATGAAGTCTAACCCACATACTGAATTACACCTGACTCGGTATGATGCTTGTTCTCCAGGGTACGAATAACTAATAGATATCAGCTGTTACTGAGTCACATTTGCTCTATACCTCAGTATTAAGAGGCCGAAGCTAGCAGAGACTATAAATTTACATCAATTATGACACTGCACCAGCgtgagagacaaaaaaaaaaaaaaaaaaaaccacaaaaaattcattttattttacttactgTTTCATATTTTCACAGGTCAACTTACTTCTGTTGCGTGTTCCACAGATGAAAAAGGAATCCATAAAACTCCTAAAATTCTATCCCAGAGCAAACCTTTCTTCCACAGTTCTACAGTGAAACCCTTTTCACCAGCACCAATTTCGCTAAAAACAACGAatacaaaaaacattaaattgaAAATGGTGGGTTTTTATCACAGTTCCTTGTGTTAATGGCTTACAGCACATTCAGAGAAGGTTCATATTCAGCATACTCAGAAGACAAAATAGCAGGCATAATATAAACATCAGACTGGACAAGCATTAAAGCATCATCGttctcaaatgcttttttttccccctccatttgGTAAGGATAATTCTACCAAAATTGCAGCACAGTTCCCAGCTGTCAGTTGCCTTATTCTGCTAGtgtaatttttcctttgctttcacagGTTGTAAGTTGTCTCACACAATATCAAACCctcaaataaaaaacactgaagaagcaACAGTCAGTTGATAAGAAGTACCTGAAACTTACAACAAAAAGTCCTGTTCCCAGCAAGGTTCACTTCCCCTTCTGTCTATTGTAGTGCCTTTCAAGTTTTGAACTTTCAAAACAACATAGGTGTCAAATGCCTCTGTAAAAGAAGTAACAAGAAAATATAGTTGCAGAtctaaattattaatattttctctagCAGCCAGAAACACTCAATTTGAAGGTTCTCCATACAACACAGTCAGTGATTGCTTTCAAACACATGGCTGTGAACAAGGAAATCTTTACAATGATATTATAACAGGAAAACCCCATTACATGTGGGAAAGAATGTAATCT
The window above is part of the Coturnix japonica isolate 7356 chromosome 10, Coturnix japonica 2.1, whole genome shotgun sequence genome. Proteins encoded here:
- the LOC107318761 gene encoding protein unc-13 homolog A-like isoform X1, with amino-acid sequence MELLSVKVKKGRLDKAAEAFDTYVVLKVQNLKGTTIDRRGSEPCWEQDFLFEIGAGEKGFTVELWKKGLLWDRILGVLWIPFSSVEHATEEGPGAWWMLHSKVIKNGTEIQGTRTPTSHELLLDIYFAIPFDMNEDLDYKGCNRGMLLQGTKDSHKDTYNGLSSLESGLSMLENKIRCSSVLWQHEVTIGMSRGRPCLLQHFVRGSTSLNNEMHAEAWNRYFSSKLCTELLQKEELYSLTAICVIFHYAFLVCGSQAMCCLHDA
- the LOC107318761 gene encoding protein unc-13 homolog A-like isoform X3; translation: MELLSVKVKKGRLDKAAEAFDTYVVLKVQNLKGTTIDRRGSEPCWEQDFLFEIGAGEKGFTVELWKKGLLWDRILGVLWIPFSSVEHATEEGPGAWWMLHSKVIKNGTEIQGTRTPTSHELLLDIYFAIPFDMNEDLDYKGCNRGMLLQGTKDSHKDTYNGLSSLESGLSMLENKIRSSQQFV
- the LOC107318761 gene encoding protein unc-13 homolog A-like isoform X2, coding for MELLSVKVKKGRLDKAAEAFDTYVVLKVQNLKGTTIDRRGSEPCWEQDFLFEIGAGEKGFTVELWKKGLLWDRILGVLWIPFSSVEHATEEGPGAWWMLHSKVIKNGTEIQGTRTPTSHELLLDIYFAIPFDMNEDLDYKGCNRGMLLQGTKDSHKDTYNGLSSLESGLSMLENKIRSETDGQLFLQSVLTEK